One window of Triticum dicoccoides isolate Atlit2015 ecotype Zavitan chromosome 5A, WEW_v2.0, whole genome shotgun sequence genomic DNA carries:
- the LOC119297124 gene encoding ribosomal protein S7, mitochondrial-like, translating into MGDFDGEQKELIKKLVNFRMIHGKRTRVRAIIYKTFHRLARTERDVIKLMVDAIDNIKPICEVVKVGVAGTIYDVPGIVVRDRQQTLAICWILGAAFKQRISYRISLEKCSFAEILDAYRKRGISRKRRENLHGLASTNRRFAHFRWW; encoded by the coding sequence ATGGGGGACTTTGATGGTGAGCAAAAAGAATTGATCAAGAAATTGGTAAACTTTCGCATGATCCATGGTAAAAGAACGAGAGTTCGTGCTattatttataaaacttttcaccGCCTAGCACGAACTGAACGCGATGTAATAAAACTTATGGTTGACGCCATAGATAATATAAAGCCAATATGCGAAGTGGTCAAAGTAGGAGTTGCAGGTACTATTTATGATGTTCCTGGGATTGTAGTCAGGGATCGACAACAAACCTTAGCTATTTGTTGGATCCTTGGAGCAGCTTTCAAACAACGTATAAGCTACAGGATAAGCTTAGAGAAATGTTCATTTGCTGAGATACTGGATGCTTACCGAAAGAGGGGAATTTCACGTAAGAGAAGGGAGAATCTTCATGGACTGGCTTCCACCAATCGGAGGTTCGCGCATTTCAGATGGTGGTAA